CGGCGCGGGAGCTAGTGAACGACGGTCGGGAGGTCGACGGCGTGCGGTTCGTGGATGGTCGCAAGCTCGTCGATTGGCTCCGCCAGCTCGAGGGGCCGCCAGTGCCGCCGGACGCGGCCAAGGAGTTGCTCGAGCAGCTGGCGGCGTACCGCGCGACGGCATTCAAGGCAGCGGAACTTCGGGCGGCAGAGCGCGCGTGAGGGTGGCCGTGCGGAGCCAATCGCGCCGCGCGAAACGTCCGGCAGATTGCTTCAACGAACCCAGCGACTCCCGGTGTCCGGCCGACGGAGGCGAGCGATTTCGTCCGAGACTGAGCTCCATTTTGCGTCCACGAGCTCGCCCCGAGCACTGCGGTCGTTGAGCTCTCGGACGACGCGTCGGCAGGCACTGGGGGAGTCGAGAACGGCGCTGACGTGTTGCTCGATGCTCACCGGCTCGGTGACATAGGTGATCGCTGTGCGGCCCGCTTGAGCAGCACGACGTTCCTCGGATGCAAGCCTCCGGCAGGCACTGCTGCACCAGCGACGAGGGCGGCCGGCCTTCGGCCGATCGGAGACGAAGAACGGCCGGCCGCATCGGGGACAGGCCTTCTCGATGATCACTGGTTCCGCTCCTGGTCCAGCGACCATTCGAAGACCGTGGCCACCCGCCAGCGGAGATGCTTGCCGACGCGGAATCCCTTGGGCCCGCGTCCTCGGCTGCGCCAGGCGTAGACGGTCTTGATGGGTACACCGAGGTACGCAGCCACGTCGATGGCTGTCCAGAGGCGCTCGCCGGCGGAGTGGGGTTGGGGGTTCGCGGGAACGGTCGGCTGGGGTGGGGGAGCGGCCTCAGGGCGGGGTCGCGTGCGGCAGCGCGTCCGTGTCGACTCCGGTGTGGGTTCGTCCCAAAGGGCTGGTTGTTCGAGGTTGTACTCGTTGTTGCTCATCGCGTGCCCGTCTTGATCCCGTGGGTGCTGGATGCACCCCTCCTGGTCTCCTAAGACATCGCCAGCCGCTCGAGCGATCACTACGCGGCGAGAAACTTCCGCCGGCAAAGGGGGACGCGGCAGCTCCGGATGCTCGCAGGCATTACGCCGGACGTTTCCGCGCCGAGAATGCAAGAGGTGTGTGGCACTTCATCAGTCGCGCGTGGGCGACGGGAGCAATGTCAGGATTCCTGTGTAAGCGGGCGTCGGGCTCGGATGCCTGCGGCCGTCATGGCGAGGTGCGCCTTGCATTGGTTGGAGACGCACATCAGCAGAGCCTGACGTAGCCGTGGGCTCCGAGTTGCTACGCCGAGAGGGGCACTCGGGCACCGGCTCCGGCGCTCGTTCGAACCAACCTGTGAGGTCGCTCTCCGGAGCGAGGGTGGGCTTCGTCTCAGGAGTCGAATCCCAGGCCGACGGCGTCCAGCGCGCGCAGGAAGGCATTCCTCTGTCCTTGTTGGTGATCTGCCCGGTTCAGGGACCACCTGGTGAGGTTGATCCCGGCGGCCGCTGCGGGCTCGGGCGGGAAGGGGAGTGGCCTCTTGCGGACCATCTCGAGCTCGGTGCGTTCGGTTCGCTCTCCGGAGAGCTTGTCGAGCAGGACGTTGGCGGCGAAGCGGGTGGCGCCGACGCCGAGGCCGGTGAAGCCGGCGGCGTAGGCGATGCGTCCCTGTCGCGCGAGTCCGTAGTAGGCGGCGAACTGTGTGCAGGTGTCGATGGCGCCGGCCCATTGGTGACTGAACCTGAGGCCTTCGAGCTGCGGGAAGGTCGCGAAGAAGTGTGAGGCGAGCTTCTCGTAGGTGTGAGGCCGATCCTCGTAGGTCGCGCGGATCTTGCGGCCCGCGTGATAGACGGCGTCGTAGCCGCCGTAGAGGATCCTGTTGTCGGCGGTGAGTCGCGAGTAGTGAAACTGGTTGGCCATGTCGGCGAGGCCTTCGCGGTCGTTCCAGCCGATGGAGCTCAACTGGTCGGCACTGAGGGGCTCGGTCATCAGGACGTAGTCGTACACCGGCACCGTCATGAGCCGGTTGCGGCGCAGCAACGACGGGAAAACGTTGGTCGCGAGCGCCACCCGGTCGGCAGTCACGACGGCGCGTGCGGTTTCGAGTCGAACCTTGCCGGTCGAACGACTGGAGAGGCCTGTGACAGACGATTGTTCGTAGATCTCCACGCCGAGGTGCCGCGCGACCCGAGCCAGCTCGTTGGCAAGGCGAGCCGGGTGGACGAGCGCGCACCCGTCCGGCTCCTGGCTCCCGCCCAGGAACAGCGGGCTGTTGATGCGACTGCGGACCGAGTCCTGGTCGAGGTGGTTGTCGCCGAGCCACGGGATCTCGTGGGGTTCGACGGCAACCCTGAGGGTGCCGGTTCGCTCCCACTGACAGTCGATGGCAAGGTCGCCGAGGTCCTTCTCGAATTCGTCGAGGTTGTCTCTCCCGAGACGCTCGAGAATCGTGTACTCGTCGCGCCACCGTGCGCGGCCGTTCTCCTCGCCGTGGGTGATGGAGGCTTCGCAGAAGCCGCCGTTGCGGCCCGACGCAGCCCATCCGACTCGTTGGGCTTCGAGGAGAATCACCTTCTGGCCAGGGTTGCGGCGCTTGGCGAGGACCGCAGTCCATAGGCCGAGATACCCACCTCCCACGATCGCAAGGTCTGCGGTCGTGGCGGATGTGAGAACCAGAGCGGGTCCGTCTTGGCCGGCGTCCTCGATCCAGAACACCCCTCGATTCGTCGTCGCCAGCGATTCCCGGACGACCCGTGCATCCGGGGCGTTCCTCTCGTAGGCGGTCTCCTGCAATGGACCCGGCATGATGCGCTCCTCAAAGTGTGTCTAGCGGTGTGTCGATGGACGTGGCGGGGAACTCGAGCACGCGGTCGAGCTCTCTGCGGACCGGCACCCCTTGAGGAAGTACAACATGTGTTGTACGTTCCCCGCACCCGGTATCGCTGCTTGTGCCGGACACCGTTACGAGAGGCCGAACCATGTCGCAGTACGTCGTCGTTGACCCGTTCACTGGGTGCGAGCATCGTCGGTTTCCAGGCATCAATGATCGCCAGCTCGATGACCTCGTCGCGCAAGCTGCGAGCGCGGTTCCGGTCGTGGCACGTTCGACATCGGCTGACCGCTCCGGGCTGCTGGCCAAGGTTGCCGACCTGTATGTGGAGCGGTGCCGTGATCTCGCCGAGATCTCGGTCATGGAGATGGGCAAGCCGATCGCCCAGGCGATTCACGAGATCGAGTTCACGGCCAGCATCTTCCGGTACTACGCGACGAACGCCGATGACCTGCTGGCCGACGAGCCCATCCTCGTGCGCGACGGAAGGGGAGAAGCGCTCCTCCGACGTGCACCGCTAGGAGTCATTCTCGGTGTGATGCCCTGGAACTACCCGTACTACCAGGCGGCTCGATTCGCGGCGCCGAACGTTCTGGTCGGCAACTCGGTCCTGTTGAAGCCTGCGCCCCAATGCCCCGAGTCGGCCGCGGCCATGCAGCAGGTCATGCAAGACGCGGGCGCACCCGATGGGGTGTACTCGACAATCCTGGCCTCCGACGAGCAGGTCGTCTCGTTGCTCGAGAATCCCGATGTCCAGGGAGTGTCAGTGACGGGATCTGAGCGCGCGGGCGCCGCCATCGCAGAGGTCGCGGGTCGAAATCTGAAGAAGGTCGTGCTGGAGCTCGGCGGGTCCGATCCCTTCATCGTCTTCAGCACGGGCGACTTGGACGCCACGGTCTACCACGCGGCGACCACCCGGCTGGAGAACACGGGGCAGGCGTGCAACGCGGCCAAGCGATACATCGTGCACGATGACATCTACGACGAGTTCGCAGCCCGGCTGGTCGAGCTGTTCGGCAGTGATCAGCTACGTCCGGCCGATCCGCGCCTCGAGGAGACGATGATCGGTCCGGTCTCGTCGACTGTCGCGGCGGACAGGCTCGCCGACCAACTTGCGCGAGGCCTCGAGCAGGGCGCCCGGGTCCTCGTCGGCGGGCAGCGAGACGGGAACCTCTTCGCTCCGACCGTCTTGGTCGACGTCACTGCGGACAACGACATCTACCACGAAGAGGTCTTCGGGCCGATCGCCGTTCTGCACCGCGTTTCCAGCGAAGGGGAAGCGATCGCGTTGGCGAACGACACCCCGTTCGGGCTGGGTGCCTACGTGTTCAGAGCCGACCTCGAGCAAGCAGAGCGTGTTGCTGACCGGCTGCAGACAGGAATGGTGACGATCAACCTGGCGCACGGGGAGGCTCCTGAGCTGCCCTTCGGCGGCGTGAAGCGCTCCGGGTACGGGCGTGAACTGGGGCGGCTCGGGGTCGACGAGTTCGTCAACAAGCGCCTCGTTCGGAAGGCGTGAGTGCGATGGCGAGCTGCACTGACTCATTCATGGTCGCGATGGCCGACGGCGTCCGTCTGGCCACCGACGTGTATCTCCCTGAACCCATCCACCACTCGCGAGCGACAGTTCTGGTCCGCCTTCCCTACGACAAGACGGGTCGCTACACCTTCCTGCCTGACATCGCGGCCCGGATGACCGCCCACGGATTCGCCGTGGTCGTCCAGGACGTACGCGGGAAGTTCCTGTCCGAGGGAGAGCGCGTTCCGTTCGTCAACGAGGTGGCGGACGGCGCCGCGACGCTGGACTGGATCGTCGCGCAATCCTGGAGCAACGGGGTCGTCGGAATGATGGGCGACTCGTACTACGGCTTCACGCAGTGGGCAGCCGTCGCGTCGGGCCACCCCGCACTCCGGGCCATCGTTCCTCGCGTGACCGGGTCGGAGTTCTTCCGCATCTTCGCCCCGGACCTGGTGCCTCGGCTTCCGCTGTACGAGTGGGTCATGCACACCTTCTCGGTGCCGGAGATGCTCGAGAGCCCTTACGCCACCATGCGCGGTGGGCGAGCTGCATATGAGCTGCCGGCGGAGGCCGCTCGCGTCGGCGATCTTATTCGGGACCTCGCGAACGGCCATGCGCGAAGGTCGCTGGTCACCCCAGCCCTCCCACATGGCCGGCCGGCTGCGAACCTGAGCATCCCGGCGCTTCACATGGGCGGCTGGTGGGACAACCTACAGCGCCACCAGCTCTCGGACTGGCATGCCGCAAGCAGATCACCCGCCGGCGGACACCAGTTCCTGCGCATGGGCGCATCCGACCACGAGGACTTCAGGCTCCACGAGGATGACGAGCCGCACGCCAACCATGAAGTCGACGACGACGCACTGGCGCACTACCTGGACCGCATGACTGCTGATCCGATCGCCTTCCTGGATCACTACCTCCACGGGCGTCAAGGACGGTGGCTCGCGCCGCGGGTCCGGTACGAGATCGCCAACCTGGGCTGGCAAGCCGCTGACCGGTGGGTCCCCGCGGACGTGGTTGAGCGCCAACTGGTGCTCGGTCGCCTCGAGGCGGCAACGGGAACTGCCGACGGTGGCAGCCTGTCCCCAACCGTAAGGGCCGAGCGTTCCAGCATCAGCTGGACGCACAACCCGGCCGAGCCGGTTCCGTTCCTCATCGCGTCCGAATGGGCCCAGTGCGAGCACCTGCCAGACGAGCAGGCCTTGCACGAGCGCGCTGACGTCGCCACCTTCACGACCGACGGGTTCGGGCTGGCGACCGACATCGTCGGACATGTCGAGGCCGAGCTGCACGTGAGCACCTCTGGTCCGAGCGGTCACATCGTCGCTCGGCTCCTCGATGTGTACCCGTCTGGTCGAGCCCGTGTCGTCCTCGAAGGCGCTGCCCTGGTCGAGGGTCCGCAAGTGGCCACACGATGTCGAATCGACCTGGGAGACACCGCCTACCGCATGCGGCCAGGGCATCGCCTGCGGCTCGCGATCAGCGCATCGTGCTTCCCGCTGTACCCGGTTCACCCCGGCACGTCCGCCGAGGTCTGGGACGCGCAAGCAGCCATTGCCCCCGCGACGTACACGCTGCTGGGTATGCCCGGCGCCCCGTCCGTCCTCAAGATCACGACCCGCCGCTGACTGACTACTGAAGGAGAACCATGACCGACGAACTGATCTGGAAGAGCGCTGCCGACCTCGGCGATCTCTACCGCCGTCGCGAGGTATCGCCTGTTGAGGTGGTCGAGGCTGTCCTCGACCGCATGGACCACGTCCAGCCGATCCTGAACATCATGGTCACCGCGACCGCGGAGCAGGCCCGGGCAGACGCAAAGGAAGCCGAGAAGCGCTTCACGGCCGGGGACGATCTTCCCCCGCTCTTCGGTGTGCCCATGACGGTGAAGGACCTGGCCGAGACGAAGGGAGTGCGAACCACCTACGGATGTGTCGCGTTCGCCGACCACGTCCCGGACTTCGACGCCGTAGGTTGGGAACGACTCAAGGCGCAGGGCGTGATCCTCCTCGGCAAGACCACCACTCCTGAGTTCGGGCTCCTCGGCGTCACCGAGAGCAAGCTGACCGGCTCGACCAGCACTCCGTGGAGACCGGGCTTCAACGCCGGCGGATCCTCGGGCGGTGCAGCGGCCGCTGTGGTGGCAGGAGTCGGCCCGATCGCCTGGGGGTCGGACGGCGGAGGCTCGATTCGGGTGCCGTCCTCGCTGTGTGGAGCTGTCGGCATCAAGCCCTCTCTCGGCCGCATCCCGACGATCGACTCGGAGGACGGCGACTCGACCGACGGTCCGATCGCACGGACCGTGCTCGACGCCGCCATGGTCCTGGAGGTCACCAACGGCCACGATCCGCGCGATCGCCACTCCGTTGCAAAGGACACGCGGAATTACATCGAAGCAGCAACGGCGCCCGGCGATCTCACGGGCGTGCGCATCGCAGCCTGCTACCACCTGGGCCAGGACATCCTCGACCCGGAGGTGCGACGCCTCTTCGGGGAAGCCGTCGATGACATGCGTGCCGCCGGAGCCGTCGTCGAGGAGGTCGAGATCGAGCTGCCTGACACGATGACCTACTTCGACCACATCAACGGTCACGCCTATCAGCAGGCCGCCGAACAGATGAAGACCTGGAGCATCGAGATCTGGCCCATGATCCTCGAGCTTGCCGACCGAGCCGGTGCGGCCACGGCCCGGCAGATCCACGACGCCAACCACCGCGTCAAGACCGACATCTACAACGCGTTTCGTGCAGCGATGAACGGCGCTGACGTCATGGTCACGCCCACCACAGCGACCCCGGCCTTCCCTCATGGCGGACCCGGTGGCCCCGCGGGCACCGTCGACGGCCGCCACGTGCCTGCGCTCGGGAACCTGGCCCACATGACCACCGAGCCGCCAAGCCATGCCGGCCTGCCCGCGATCAGTGTCCCGGGCGGCTTCACGTCGGACGGCCTGCCTATCGGAGTGCAGTTCATCGGCAA
This genomic interval from Nocardioides kongjuensis contains the following:
- a CDS encoding helix-turn-helix transcriptional regulator, translating into MSNNEYNLEQPALWDEPTPESTRTRCRTRPRPEAAPPPQPTVPANPQPHSAGERLWTAIDVAAYLGVPIKTVYAWRSRGRGPKGFRVGKHLRWRVATVFEWSLDQERNQ
- a CDS encoding NAD(P)/FAD-dependent oxidoreductase, which gives rise to MPGPLQETAYERNAPDARVVRESLATTNRGVFWIEDAGQDGPALVLTSATTADLAIVGGGYLGLWTAVLAKRRNPGQKVILLEAQRVGWAASGRNGGFCEASITHGEENGRARWRDEYTILERLGRDNLDEFEKDLGDLAIDCQWERTGTLRVAVEPHEIPWLGDNHLDQDSVRSRINSPLFLGGSQEPDGCALVHPARLANELARVARHLGVEIYEQSSVTGLSSRSTGKVRLETARAVVTADRVALATNVFPSLLRRNRLMTVPVYDYVLMTEPLSADQLSSIGWNDREGLADMANQFHYSRLTADNRILYGGYDAVYHAGRKIRATYEDRPHTYEKLASHFFATFPQLEGLRFSHQWAGAIDTCTQFAAYYGLARQGRIAYAAGFTGLGVGATRFAANVLLDKLSGERTERTELEMVRKRPLPFPPEPAAAAGINLTRWSLNRADHQQGQRNAFLRALDAVGLGFDS
- a CDS encoding aldehyde dehydrogenase family protein — its product is MSQYVVVDPFTGCEHRRFPGINDRQLDDLVAQAASAVPVVARSTSADRSGLLAKVADLYVERCRDLAEISVMEMGKPIAQAIHEIEFTASIFRYYATNADDLLADEPILVRDGRGEALLRRAPLGVILGVMPWNYPYYQAARFAAPNVLVGNSVLLKPAPQCPESAAAMQQVMQDAGAPDGVYSTILASDEQVVSLLENPDVQGVSVTGSERAGAAIAEVAGRNLKKVVLELGGSDPFIVFSTGDLDATVYHAATTRLENTGQACNAAKRYIVHDDIYDEFAARLVELFGSDQLRPADPRLEETMIGPVSSTVAADRLADQLARGLEQGARVLVGGQRDGNLFAPTVLVDVTADNDIYHEEVFGPIAVLHRVSSEGEAIALANDTPFGLGAYVFRADLEQAERVADRLQTGMVTINLAHGEAPELPFGGVKRSGYGRELGRLGVDEFVNKRLVRKA
- a CDS encoding CocE/NonD family hydrolase; protein product: MVAMADGVRLATDVYLPEPIHHSRATVLVRLPYDKTGRYTFLPDIAARMTAHGFAVVVQDVRGKFLSEGERVPFVNEVADGAATLDWIVAQSWSNGVVGMMGDSYYGFTQWAAVASGHPALRAIVPRVTGSEFFRIFAPDLVPRLPLYEWVMHTFSVPEMLESPYATMRGGRAAYELPAEAARVGDLIRDLANGHARRSLVTPALPHGRPAANLSIPALHMGGWWDNLQRHQLSDWHAASRSPAGGHQFLRMGASDHEDFRLHEDDEPHANHEVDDDALAHYLDRMTADPIAFLDHYLHGRQGRWLAPRVRYEIANLGWQAADRWVPADVVERQLVLGRLEAATGTADGGSLSPTVRAERSSISWTHNPAEPVPFLIASEWAQCEHLPDEQALHERADVATFTTDGFGLATDIVGHVEAELHVSTSGPSGHIVARLLDVYPSGRARVVLEGAALVEGPQVATRCRIDLGDTAYRMRPGHRLRLAISASCFPLYPVHPGTSAEVWDAQAAIAPATYTLLGMPGAPSVLKITTRR
- a CDS encoding amidase, which codes for MTDELIWKSAADLGDLYRRREVSPVEVVEAVLDRMDHVQPILNIMVTATAEQARADAKEAEKRFTAGDDLPPLFGVPMTVKDLAETKGVRTTYGCVAFADHVPDFDAVGWERLKAQGVILLGKTTTPEFGLLGVTESKLTGSTSTPWRPGFNAGGSSGGAAAAVVAGVGPIAWGSDGGGSIRVPSSLCGAVGIKPSLGRIPTIDSEDGDSTDGPIARTVLDAAMVLEVTNGHDPRDRHSVAKDTRNYIEAATAPGDLTGVRIAACYHLGQDILDPEVRRLFGEAVDDMRAAGAVVEEVEIELPDTMTYFDHINGHAYQQAAEQMKTWSIEIWPMILELADRAGAATARQIHDANHRVKTDIYNAFRAAMNGADVMVTPTTATPAFPHGGPGGPAGTVDGRHVPALGNLAHMTTEPPSHAGLPAISVPGGFTSDGLPIGVQFIGKLWADFDVISAASRYERATTWHTRHPML